From one Anaeromyxobacter diazotrophicus genomic stretch:
- a CDS encoding phosphatase PAP2 family protein produces the protein MLPPAPPAMRLVAAAVLSLALAAPACGEDPALRPTYDLAVDGAVTGAAAAGTLTLLALKNTLAPAECRWCTPPGFDGDLARSLAWGNRDLASKGSDVLQVAIGAGALGYAVLDGRRRGDLEAGLANALLITEATSLALLVDESVKYAVGRARPYAWLGGTRTADRDANLSFFSGHTTFAFAVAASTSTLLVEQGAPDAALVSVAAFALAGTTGYLRLAAQQHYLSDVLAGAAVGTAIGWAVPHFFHAPREGGLRLQPAPGGIAFAW, from the coding sequence ATGCTCCCCCCGGCGCCCCCCGCCATGCGGCTCGTCGCCGCCGCGGTCCTCTCGCTCGCGCTGGCGGCCCCCGCTTGCGGCGAGGACCCGGCGCTGCGCCCCACCTACGACCTCGCGGTCGACGGCGCGGTGACGGGGGCTGCGGCGGCGGGGACGCTCACGCTGCTCGCGCTCAAGAACACCCTCGCGCCGGCGGAGTGCCGCTGGTGCACGCCGCCGGGGTTCGACGGCGATCTGGCCCGCTCCTTGGCCTGGGGGAACCGCGACCTGGCCTCGAAGGGCTCCGACGTCTTGCAGGTGGCGATAGGCGCGGGCGCCCTCGGGTACGCGGTGCTCGACGGCCGGCGCCGCGGCGATCTCGAGGCGGGGCTCGCCAATGCGCTCCTCATCACCGAGGCGACCAGCCTGGCGCTGCTGGTGGACGAGAGCGTGAAGTACGCGGTGGGCCGCGCGCGGCCCTACGCCTGGCTCGGCGGGACCCGGACCGCGGACCGCGACGCCAACCTCTCCTTCTTCTCCGGCCACACCACCTTCGCGTTCGCGGTCGCCGCCTCCACCTCGACCCTGCTCGTCGAGCAGGGCGCGCCGGACGCGGCGCTGGTGAGCGTCGCCGCCTTCGCGCTGGCGGGCACCACCGGCTACCTCCGCCTCGCGGCCCAGCAGCACTACCTCAGCGACGTCCTGGCGGGCGCGGCGGTGGGGACGGCGATCGGCTGGGCGGTGCCGCACTTCTTCCACGCGCCGCGGGAGGGCGGGCTCCGGCTGCAGCCGGCGCCGGGGGGGATCGCGTTCGCGTGGTGA